The Paenibacillus tianjinensis genome has a window encoding:
- a CDS encoding alpha/beta fold hydrolase produces MEFFWENGFKLNYEYAQAKLPGPETETLVLIHGMGFDLRCWDRIIPYMKEDYHILRYDFRGHGLSGTGDIDPAMLASLYTEHLHALVQHLEIGQFHILSHGAGCIIGLYFSKAYPGMVRSNVLISLPLFNSTNTAYKYADYRKDLMKHQSMRTLADHVIPNVTLFRQGSPEIDKLYEAFSRVTFDVYVELLDFFAGAHSDIMEMFKQHTGPTLLLTGERDPMYPPYLSSLIASANPHCRFMTIYNSSNMLFYDQPEETFKQIKMFFASEWSHRAPLDPLLMDLHADFLGMVDTDQEQQVIASRLKVVLLKPFQVFVDDSEILSGWGRRSAKELLIYLLLNPAVTRDQLCEDLWKDMETVKARIQLRVCLNHLKQLLNNDETKLIYSSNQQISLQAPVNCDLLTLLDLTKQALEETNPEQKDKRIQEISRHIHEDMFRNLNQEWNLNFRMRLEIQLSTLVFHQADRLADQGNYTGAIACLKYVLLFNPEDYDAYERIAHLCEQNNQKHEARKWRAKVEQLQPAKGQTML; encoded by the coding sequence ATGGAGTTTTTTTGGGAAAATGGGTTTAAACTTAATTACGAGTATGCTCAAGCCAAGCTGCCAGGCCCCGAAACTGAGACACTTGTGCTTATTCACGGGATGGGGTTTGACCTCAGATGCTGGGACCGGATCATCCCCTATATGAAGGAAGATTATCATATCCTCAGATATGACTTCAGAGGACACGGATTAAGCGGGACTGGAGACATTGATCCAGCTATGCTGGCCTCCCTGTACACCGAACATTTGCATGCGCTTGTGCAGCATCTGGAGATTGGCCAGTTCCATATTCTCTCCCATGGAGCGGGGTGTATTATCGGGCTTTATTTCAGTAAAGCATATCCTGGGATGGTACGCAGCAATGTGTTGATCTCCCTTCCGCTCTTTAATTCAACCAATACGGCCTACAAATATGCGGATTACCGAAAAGATCTAATGAAGCATCAGTCCATGCGCACCTTAGCCGACCACGTGATACCGAATGTGACCCTTTTCCGTCAAGGCAGCCCGGAGATTGACAAGCTGTATGAGGCTTTTTCCAGAGTAACCTTTGATGTCTATGTTGAACTGCTGGATTTCTTTGCCGGAGCGCACAGCGATATTATGGAAATGTTCAAACAACACACAGGCCCTACCCTGCTGTTGACTGGTGAACGTGACCCCATGTATCCGCCATACCTATCCAGCCTGATTGCTTCAGCCAATCCCCATTGCCGTTTTATGACTATTTATAATTCGTCTAATATGTTGTTTTATGACCAGCCTGAGGAAACCTTCAAACAGATCAAGATGTTCTTCGCCAGTGAATGGAGCCACCGGGCACCTCTGGACCCTTTATTAATGGATTTGCATGCGGATTTCTTGGGAATGGTGGACACTGATCAGGAGCAGCAGGTCATTGCCTCCCGTTTAAAGGTCGTCCTGCTGAAGCCATTTCAAGTGTTTGTGGATGATTCGGAGATCCTCAGCGGCTGGGGCAGAAGAAGCGCCAAGGAGCTGCTCATCTATCTGCTGCTGAATCCTGCCGTAACGAGGGACCAGCTGTGTGAGGACCTGTGGAAAGATATGGAGACGGTCAAAGCCCGGATTCAGCTCCGGGTCTGCCTGAATCATCTGAAGCAGCTGCTGAACAATGATGAGACGAAGCTCATTTACAGCAGCAACCAGCAAATCTCGCTGCAGGCTCCGGTGAATTGTGATTTGCTGACGCTGCTGGACCTCACTAAACAAGCGCTTGAGGAGACAAATCCGGAACAGAAAGACAAGCGGATTCAGGAAATTTCCCGGCATATCCATGAAGATATGTTCCGCAATCTGAACCAGGAATGGAATTTGAATTTTAGAATGCGCCTGGAAATCCAGCTGAGTACACTGGTGTTTCATCAGGCGGATAGGCTGGCGGACCAGGGCAATTACACAGGCGCTATCGCCTGCCTGAAATATGTATTATTGTTCAATCCCGAAGATTATGATGCCTACGAGCGGATTGCCCATCTCTGTGAGCAGAACAATCAGAAGCATGAGGCTAGAAAATGGCGCGCAAAAGTCGAGCAGCTGCAGCCTGCAAAAGGACAAACCATGCTATAG
- a CDS encoding beta-ketoacyl synthase N-terminal-like domain-containing protein — protein MSKRIVITGFGVKVPNGENNEELLHHLISGEYKFSLRNEITPNREDLLIGEIVKGLGELEGRDYRALPRIAKLAISTTSEALEMADLDLEDNGTSTGIFMGTTMGGTTPLEEMVRISSADHFRDMPVYCCGLVHYHSLAASVSSFFHLKGITKTVTTGCTAGVEAVEDAMMYLQNGKINTAIVGAADSSNNKVTVFGFGKIRALPFNQQTEYAGSPFSKRSKGFLLSEGAASLILETEEHALARKATIYGYIDAVVTNNDTESINGHDRTGSSMKQAVSRVLGQRIPDYYNSQAMGYAANDSIEELVSRDLFGHGVPLTSIKGLIGHPFSASGLAQIIASLLGFQHQFVPRTIRTDQWGFEHLPLITENLLKPSAKVLITSHGYGGNNAAVYLTKS, from the coding sequence ATGAGCAAGCGTATAGTGATTACCGGTTTCGGAGTGAAGGTTCCGAATGGCGAGAATAACGAAGAATTGCTTCATCATCTGATCAGCGGAGAGTATAAGTTTTCATTAAGAAACGAAATTACCCCAAACCGGGAGGATTTACTGATCGGCGAGATTGTAAAGGGACTTGGAGAACTGGAGGGCAGGGACTACAGGGCATTACCCAGGATCGCCAAACTGGCTATCAGTACAACCTCGGAAGCACTTGAGATGGCAGATCTGGATTTGGAGGACAACGGGACTTCAACTGGTATATTTATGGGGACAACAATGGGAGGAACCACGCCGCTGGAAGAAATGGTCCGGATTTCATCGGCAGATCATTTCAGAGATATGCCGGTCTATTGCTGCGGACTGGTGCATTATCATAGTCTCGCTGCTTCGGTCTCCAGTTTTTTTCACTTGAAGGGGATAACCAAAACGGTGACCACGGGCTGCACCGCCGGAGTGGAGGCTGTGGAGGATGCAATGATGTATTTGCAGAACGGCAAGATCAATACCGCTATAGTCGGTGCGGCGGACAGCAGCAATAACAAAGTAACCGTATTTGGATTCGGCAAGATCAGAGCTCTGCCGTTTAATCAGCAGACAGAATATGCAGGTTCTCCCTTTAGCAAAAGAAGCAAAGGCTTCCTGTTATCGGAAGGAGCGGCAAGCCTGATTCTGGAGACGGAAGAACATGCATTGGCCCGTAAGGCAACTATTTACGGATATATAGATGCCGTAGTAACGAATAATGACACTGAATCCATCAATGGGCATGATCGGACAGGCAGCAGCATGAAGCAAGCTGTGAGCAGAGTGCTGGGGCAAAGAATCCCGGATTATTATAACAGCCAGGCGATGGGGTATGCCGCCAATGACAGTATCGAAGAACTTGTCTCGCGGGATCTCTTTGGGCACGGTGTTCCCTTAACCTCAATCAAAGGACTGATCGGCCATCCGTTTAGCGCAAGCGGACTGGCGCAGATCATTGCTTCGCTGCTTGGATTTCAGCATCAGTTTGTCCCCCGTACAATCCGCACCGATCAATGGGGGTTTGAGCATCTGCCGCTAATTACGGAGAACCTGTTGAAACCCTCCGCAAAAGTGCTTATCACTTCTCATGGTTACGGAGGTAATAATGCCGCTGTATATTTAACCAAGAGTTAA
- a CDS encoding NADH:flavin oxidoreductase, with product MNTDLLFTPFQAGSLSLANRIVMAPMTRVFSPDGVPGSDVAAYYRRRAEGGVGLIITEGTAINHPSAVSHQNIPNFHGEAALAGWANVVAEVHAAGGKIIPQLWHVGMARSIGELPNAEALPIGPSGLNLAGEQVTEPMTQQEIDGIVAAFAQAAADAKRIGFDGIELHGAHGYLIDQFFWEKTNKRTDEYGGDLEARTTFAVEVIDACRRAVGPDFPIVLRFSQWKSGDYSAKLAQTPEELARFLTPLSNAGVDIFHCSTRRFWLPEFEGSELNLAGWTKKITGKPTITVGSVGLNSEFTGRVTEQNEEDNIDRLLERLEKAEFDLVAVGRALISDPAWPAKVQSGRTDEIIPFTSEATRTLS from the coding sequence ATGAATACAGATTTATTGTTTACTCCCTTTCAGGCAGGCTCACTTTCGCTCGCCAATAGAATTGTTATGGCCCCGATGACCCGCGTCTTTTCACCGGATGGGGTACCGGGTAGTGATGTAGCCGCTTATTACCGCAGACGTGCGGAGGGTGGGGTGGGACTGATCATCACCGAAGGGACAGCTATCAACCATCCTTCGGCAGTCAGCCATCAGAACATTCCGAATTTTCATGGTGAAGCTGCTCTTGCAGGTTGGGCGAATGTGGTGGCAGAAGTACATGCAGCCGGCGGCAAAATCATTCCGCAGCTCTGGCATGTCGGCATGGCCCGCTCCATTGGGGAGCTCCCGAACGCTGAAGCGCTGCCGATTGGCCCATCCGGGCTGAACCTGGCCGGTGAACAGGTGACAGAGCCGATGACACAGCAGGAAATTGACGGGATTGTTGCTGCGTTTGCCCAGGCTGCGGCGGATGCCAAAAGGATTGGCTTCGATGGAATTGAGCTGCATGGTGCCCATGGTTATCTAATCGACCAGTTCTTCTGGGAGAAAACCAATAAGCGTACCGATGAGTACGGCGGTGATCTGGAAGCCCGGACTACCTTTGCCGTCGAGGTCATTGACGCCTGCCGCCGAGCAGTCGGCCCCGATTTCCCGATTGTGCTGCGCTTCTCGCAGTGGAAGAGCGGAGATTATTCGGCCAAGCTGGCCCAGACTCCTGAAGAGCTGGCCCGGTTCCTTACGCCGCTCAGCAATGCCGGCGTTGATATTTTCCACTGCTCTACCCGCCGCTTCTGGCTGCCGGAATTTGAAGGCTCCGAGCTGAATCTGGCCGGCTGGACCAAGAAAATTACCGGCAAGCCAACAATTACTGTAGGGTCAGTGGGACTGAACAGTGAATTTACGGGTAGAGTGACCGAACAGAATGAGGAAGATAACATTGACCGTCTGCTAGAAAGACTGGAAAAGGCGGAATTCGATCTGGTTGCTGTGGGCAGAGCACTGATCAGCGATCCTGCCTGGCCGGCCAAAGTGCAGAGCGGACGGACAGATGAGATTATTCCGTTTACCTCAGAGGCAACCCGGACGTTGAGCTAA
- the rhaD gene encoding rhamnulose-1-phosphate aldolase gives MSTSVIESKGYIAGTEAPFIQEMSEITHHMWSLGWDELNGGNISYLLDEEEVAKYINIRESLRTIQLTFPVTELAGKYFIVTGSGKYFRNVIKDPEANLGVLRVSESGESVEVLWGLRNGAVPTSELASHFMSHIERLKVDPTHRIVLHTHATNVIAMTFTHDLDELKFTKTLWEMCTECLVVFPDGIGVIPWIVPGSSEIGRATADKMKDYRVVVWPQHGIFVTGATMDATFGLVETIEKAAIVYNLIGGREIKQKITDRQLADLAAAFRVTPKAGILDL, from the coding sequence ATGAGCACGTCTGTGATTGAATCCAAAGGCTATATTGCCGGTACCGAAGCCCCTTTTATTCAGGAGATGTCGGAAATTACCCACCATATGTGGTCTCTGGGCTGGGATGAGTTGAACGGCGGCAACATCAGCTATCTGCTGGACGAAGAGGAAGTTGCCAAATATATCAATATCCGCGAGTCACTGCGTACGATTCAGCTTACCTTCCCGGTTACTGAGCTGGCCGGCAAATACTTTATCGTTACTGGCTCCGGTAAATATTTCCGCAATGTGATTAAAGATCCGGAAGCGAACCTTGGGGTACTGCGTGTATCGGAGAGCGGAGAGAGCGTTGAAGTACTGTGGGGACTGCGCAACGGTGCTGTGCCGACAAGTGAGCTGGCTTCCCATTTCATGAGCCACATCGAACGTTTGAAGGTTGATCCGACGCACCGCATTGTGCTGCATACCCATGCAACCAATGTAATCGCCATGACGTTTACCCATGATCTGGATGAATTGAAATTCACCAAAACCCTTTGGGAAATGTGTACGGAATGCCTGGTTGTATTCCCTGACGGGATTGGCGTTATTCCTTGGATTGTTCCGGGAAGCAGTGAAATCGGCCGTGCCACAGCCGACAAGATGAAGGACTACCGCGTGGTTGTCTGGCCGCAGCACGGAATCTTCGTTACGGGTGCCACTATGGATGCCACCTTTGGCCTTGTAGAAACGATTGAAAAAGCGGCGATTGTCTACAATTTAATTGGCGGCAGAGAGATCAAACAGAAGATTACCGACCGTCAGCTGGCCGATCTGGCTGCTGCGTTCCGTGTAACACCAAAAGCGGGCATCCTCGATTTGTAG
- the rhaA gene encoding L-rhamnose isomerase has protein sequence MDQSIINSYNEAKKLYAAHGINVDEVLEKLAQIKISLHCWQGDDVRGFLFKDKELSGGIAVTGSYPGRAGTPDELRQDLEKALSLIPGKHKVNLHAIYADTDEKVDLDELEPRHFAPWVDWAKGQGLGLDFNPTCFSHPKAADGFTLSHADEEIRSFWIKHCKASRKIAEYFGRELGQPCVTNFWVPDGYKDTPVDRLAPRARLKDSLDEVFSEVIDPQYNIDAVESKLFGIGSESYVVGSHEFYMGYGLTRGKAICLDAGHFHPTEVISNKLSSILMFSEQLLLHVSRPVRWDSDHVVTMDDELLEIARELVRGDLLPRTNIGLDFFDGSINHIAAWVIGTRNTIKALLRAMLEPIAELKAIELAGDYTSRLALVEEFKSYPFGAVWDYYCASQNTPVREGWLADVKAYEQEVLSAR, from the coding sequence AAGCTTTATGCCGCGCACGGTATTAACGTAGACGAGGTATTGGAAAAGCTCGCGCAAATTAAGATTTCCCTACACTGCTGGCAGGGCGATGATGTCCGCGGGTTTCTGTTCAAAGACAAGGAACTGAGCGGCGGTATCGCCGTAACCGGCAGTTACCCCGGCCGCGCCGGCACGCCGGATGAGCTGCGCCAGGATTTAGAAAAGGCCTTGTCGCTGATCCCGGGCAAACACAAAGTGAACCTGCATGCAATCTATGCGGACACCGACGAGAAGGTGGATCTGGATGAGCTGGAGCCGCGTCACTTTGCACCATGGGTGGACTGGGCAAAGGGACAGGGACTGGGGCTTGATTTTAACCCGACCTGCTTCTCCCATCCCAAAGCTGCTGACGGTTTCACCTTAAGCCATGCGGACGAAGAAATCCGCAGCTTCTGGATCAAGCACTGCAAAGCTTCCCGCAAAATCGCCGAATACTTCGGCCGTGAGCTGGGACAGCCTTGTGTGACTAACTTTTGGGTACCGGACGGTTATAAGGATACGCCGGTCGACCGTCTGGCGCCGCGCGCACGCCTCAAGGATTCGCTGGATGAAGTGTTCAGCGAAGTCATTGACCCGCAGTACAATATCGATGCAGTGGAAAGCAAGCTGTTCGGCATCGGCTCTGAGAGCTATGTTGTCGGATCGCATGAATTTTATATGGGCTACGGGCTGACCCGCGGAAAAGCGATCTGTCTCGATGCCGGGCATTTCCATCCGACCGAAGTGATCTCTAACAAGCTATCTTCGATCCTGATGTTCAGCGAACAATTGCTCCTGCATGTCAGCAGACCGGTCCGCTGGGACAGCGACCATGTTGTTACGATGGATGATGAGCTGCTGGAAATCGCCCGTGAGCTGGTCCGCGGAGACCTGCTGCCGCGCACGAATATCGGACTGGACTTCTTCGACGGCAGCATCAATCATATCGCAGCCTGGGTAATCGGCACACGTAACACCATCAAGGCGCTGCTGCGTGCCATGCTGGAGCCAATTGCTGAACTTAAAGCGATTGAACTGGCCGGAGACTATACTTCACGCCTTGCACTTGTCGAGGAATTCAAATCCTATCCGTTTGGAGCGGTCTGGGATTACTATTGTGCTTCACAGAACACACCGGTACGCGAAGGCTGGCTGGCTGATGTGAAGGCTTATGAGCAGGAAGTACTGTCGGCAAGATAA